The nucleotide sequence TCTGGTGGTGCAGCAGCCGGTCGAAGCAGTTGATGGCCACGACGTAGGGCAGCTTCCGGTTCTCGAAGAAGTCGATCGACGGGAACGCGTCGGCCAGCCGCCGCGTGTCGACCAGCACGACCGCGCCGATGGCCCCGACCGCGAGGTCGTCCCACATGAACCAGAACCGGTGCTGACCCGGGGTACCGAACACGTACAGCACCAGGTCCGAGTCCAGCGAGATGCGCCCGAAGTCCATCGCCACGGTGGTGGTCGTCTTGTTCGGCGTGGCCGTGGTGTCGTCGTGCCCGACGCTGGCCTCGGTCATCATGGCCTCGGTGGTCAACGGGTCGATCTCCGAGATCGCCCCGACCATGGTCGTCTTCCCCGAACCGAACCCGCCGGCGACCACGATCTTGGCCGACGAGGTCGGACCCGTCACCTGCGGCGCGTTCGCGTCGGAGTCAAATTCTCCGAAGCCCACTGAGCACCCTTTCCATGAACTCGATACTCGGGCGGTCGCCCACGGTCGGGCTGCTGGAGTGCACCAGCACCAGCCCGAGGCCCGCCACGTCACCAATCAACACCCGCACCACGCCGAGCGGCAGGCGCAGCAGCGCCGCCACCTCGGCCACCGACCTGGTGTCGAGGCACAGGTCACAGATCGACCGGTGCTCGGGCACCCGGACCCGGTCGAGCATCCGGCCCTGTTCGCTGGTCGAGATCAACGCCTCGATGGCCAGGTCGAGCGTCGCCTTCGTCCGGCCCCGGGTCCGGAAGTACGGCCGGACCAGGCCCGACGTCTCCATCTCCGTCTGCGGCGGCTCGTCGACGTACTCCTGGTGGGCTTGCCGCGGCAGGGCCGCGGCAAGCTCCCCGGAGTCCGGTCCCGACGAGAAGTCCCGCTCGGCGCTGTACGCGGCGAACTCGTGCGCGTCGTACAGCGGCCCGCTCGAACCGCCGAACAGCTCCGCGCCCGGACCGCCGAGGAGGCGGTCGCGGTACTCGGTGCCCCCGGCGATCGGCCGGAGCGGCTCCTGACCGGCGTTGCTGTCGGTCAGCCAGTTCGGCGGCTCTCGCACGGGGTCGCTGTCGGAGGCCTGCACCCGCCGCGCGCGCCACTCGCGGTCGACGCGGTCCCGGAACGACTGCCAGTCCTCCCGGCCGTCGTCCGATTGATCGGACCACCCGCCGGAGAAGTCGTCACCGAGCCGCCCTTCACCCCTCAAGCGCCCGTCGTCCACGGCTCTCTCCTCGGTTCCCAGGTCCTCAGCGGCGGACAGCCGAACCCTGCAGTTGCGCCCGCATCTCCGGAGTCAGCTGCTGGCCGACCCGCTCCACCAGCAGGGTCATCTCGTAGACGACCAAGCCGATGTCACTCTCCGGCGAACCCAGCACCGCCAGACACGAACCGTCGGAAACCGACATGAGGAAGAGGAACCCGTTGGCCATCTCGACCACGGTCTGCGCCACCGTGCCGCCCTCGAACACCTTGGCCGCACCGCGCGCGAGGCTGGTCAGCCCCGACGCCACCGCGGCCAGCTGGTCCGCCCGGTCCTTCGGCAGACCTCGCGAGGCCGCCAGGAGCAGGCCGTCGGCCGACACCACGACCGCGTGGGCCGCGCCGGGCACCCGGTGCACGAAATCCGTGATCAGCCAAGCGAAGCTGCCGGCATTGTTCGCCTTGGCATGCGCTTGGCCGTTCGGCTGCGCGGAGCCACCCGGCTGCATTGCACCCGCCCGTGTCACTTTCACTCCTCACTGCTGTCTGTGGTGTTGCCACGCCCCGGAACCCTGCTGCCTTGCAGCTGTTCTTCGGCCGGGAGTTCCTTCAAGGCGTGCCGTCCCGAGGTGTAGCCCCGTTGGAAGCTTGCCATCCGGCTCCGCGCCGCGGACGCCGAGCGGGTGATCGCACCCGTTCCGGGCATCCCCGCGGTGTTGTCCGCGAAGCTGTTCTGCGGCGGCGCGTCGGCCGAAGGACTGCTGATCGACCCCGGCACCAGGTAGGCGTTCGGGACGCGCTTGGGCAGCCCGGCCGGGGTGATCTCCTCGTTCTTGGACTCCAGCAGCGACTGCGCCGCTTGCCAGCCGTCGTCGGAGGCACTGTGCCAGCCGTCGTCGGCCGGGAGGAGCGGGTGCCGGGTCGCCGCGGTCGGCTGGAGCTCGTCGCGGGACGGCTCGGCCGGCGCGGGCGGCGGCGGGGCCGGCTGCTCGTCGATGTCGGTACCGGTGAGCGGCGGCAGGTTGGGGTCTTCGCCGTCGCTCTGCGGCGGCACCGGGTCGGCTGCCGCGTCGTCACCTTCACTGAACCAGCGTGACAGCACCGACTGGTAGATCGGCAACCGCCGGGTGGGTACATCGTCTTCGAGCGCCGACGAACCGACCTCGTTCACGGGCGGCGGCGGGGCCGGCGGCTCCTCCGGCGGCACGAACTTCGGCTCGCGCTTGGGCAGCACCAGCGGCGCGAACTGCGTGTCGGCGGCCCGCGAGCTGGCCCCGTCGCCGTTCGAGGAAGGCGCCAGCGGCGCCAGGTCCTCGGCGGTCGGCCAGGCCGGCGTCTCGGGCTTCGGCAGCTCCGGCGACAGGAACGGGCCCGCCGCGCGGCCGCCGCTGACCAGGTCGTCCAGGCTGATCGGCTGGTCGAGCGGCACGAGGCCGCCCTGGTTCGGCACCGGTTCGTGCACCGGGGGTGGCGGTGCCGAAGGCGGCGGTGGCGTCTGCGCGAACGACTGCGTCTGGTCGAAGTCCGAACGCGCGGCCGGGATCGGGATGCTCGGCATCGACATCGACGTCTCGGACCGGTTCGCCGGCGGCGGCGTCTGCCGCTGCATGCCCGGGCGGAGCTGGGTCAGCAGCTCGGCCGGGACGACGACCCGGGCGATCACGCCACCCTCGATGTCCTCGTTCTCGCGCAGCCGGACCTCGATGCCGTGGCGCTTGGCCAGCCGCGAAACCACGTACAGACCCATGCGCCGGGTCACCGACACGTCCAGGTCCGGCGGGTCGGCCAGGCGCGCGTTGACCTCGGCCAGCCGCTCCTCGCTCATGCCGACACCGTGGTCGGTGACCTGGATGGCCAGCGCCTTGCGCCGGGTCACCACGGCCCGCACGATGACCTTCGTCTCCGGCTCGGAGAAGTAGGTCGCGTTGTCGAGCAGCTCGGCGAGCACGTGCACGAGGTCGTGGATCGCCAGGCCTTGGACCGCGACGTCGGGCACGATGCCGACCTCGATCCGGGCGTACTGCTCGATCTCCGACACCGCGGCGCCGATGACGTCGGCGGCGGGCACCGGCTTGGGCACCGACTTGGCCAGGCCGGCGCCGGAGAGCACCAGCAGGGACTCACCGTTGCGCCGCAGCCGCGTCGCGAGGTGGTCGAGCTCGAACAGGCTGGCCAAGTGGTCCGGGTCCTGCTCGTCGGCCTCGAGCCGGTCGATGACGCCGAGCTGCCGTTCCACCAGCCGCTGCGACCGGCGGGAGAGGTTCACGAAGATGCCGTTGACGTTCTCGCGCAGGAGGGCCTGCTCGGCGGCCATCTTGACGGCCTGTTCGTGGACGATGTCGAACGACCGCGCGACCTCGCCGATCTCGTCGCGGGTGTTGACGGGCACCGGCTGGACGGCTCGCTTCGAGGCGCCGACGGGGTCCGGGTCGTCGAGGATTCCCTGCACGGTCTCGGGCAGCCGGGTGTAGGCGATGTCCAGCGCGCTCTTCCGCAGCACCCGCAGCGGGCGCAGCATCAGGCGGGCGACGAGGAGCATCAGCGCGACCGCGAGCATCAGCGCGGCGAGCACCACGGCACCGCCGATCCACGCCGAGTTGACCGCCTGCGTGGCGAGGTCGTCGGCACGGGTCTTCAGCTGGGCCAGCAGGTTCGACTCGACCGCGTGCAGCTTGTCGGCCGACACGGTGCTGTCCTTGCTGAGCGCGGTGGTGTCGATGTTCGGCGGATCGCCCAGCTGGGCGAAGGAGAACGCCGAGGTCTGGATCCGCCGCCGGTCGTCGACCTCCGGGCCGGAGTACGTGTCGTTGTAGAGCTGGCGCTGGTCGTCGTCGGCGTTCGCGAGGAAGGACGCGACGGAGGCGTCCGCGCTGGACGCCGACGCGCGCGTCTGGTCCAGCAGGTCGCCGGGGAAGTTGCCGCGGAACGCGGCGATCTGCAGCTCGGCGTCGGAGCGGGTGGTGAACTCCTTGGCCTCGCTGATCGCCTGCGTGCTCGTGCCCAGGCGCAGCACGTCCCGGTCGGTGACCGCGGTGGTCACCTCGCGGCCGAGCTCGATGAGCGAGTCGATGACGCCCGAGTAGGCGGTGAGCACCGTGATGTCGGGCAGGCTGTTGGACGTGTTGAACGCCGCCCGCAGCGGGCGCAGGGCGTCGAGGCGCTGCAGACCGCGGGTGTAGCGGTCCTTGGTCGCCTGGTCGTCGTAGTTGAGGGTGAACGCCGCACCGCGCAGGTCCTGGACCTCGCGGTCCACCTTGGCGATCTGCGAGTCGAGCCCGGTCTGCAGCAGCTGGTTCTGCGAGGAGATCCGCGCGACGGACAGCGAGCGCTCGTTCTGCAGCTCGTGCACCACTGTGGTGACCTTGACGGCGAACGCCACCTGGTCGGCGGTGCGCTGGAACTCGGCCGCCTGGCGGGCGTCGTCGATCACGCGCACCGCACCCAGTGCGAGCGCGGTCAGGGTCGGGATGATCAGGACCGCGGCCAGCTTGGACCGCAGCCGCCAGTCACGCATGCCGGAGAACAGCCCGGCCTTCCGGCCCGGATCCGCTCCGGGCGACTGCGCGGGGGCCCCTCCCACCCCCGCGGCGTCTTCGTTCGGCACCGCCGCTCCACCATCATCGTTCGTGCTCGGGAAACCCTGGTCGGTCCAGCGCCCGCCAGGGCGCATCGCGTTCTCCTCAGCCACTCGTCTGCACGCTCCCGGGGTTCCGGCGCTCCGGCCCATCGGAAGGAGCCCAGCGCAAGACGCTACCCGTACGGGTGAAAAGATCGTCTCCAGTGTCGCAACTGGGGGTTCCTGAACCCCGTCCAGCCGGACGGAATCGGTTCAGCTCGAGCATCACGGTCGGGTCCCTGCGCTGGTCCTGCATCGGTCTGTTGGTCGGCCTAACCCACCGGCGCGGCGGTTGTGCCCGGCCAGGCAGTGGTCTTTGCGGGGAAGATTCTCTCAGGAAAAGCACAGTGTGTGCTGGTAGACCGAAGTGGGACTTCTTGATCGGCCATCCAGGCACTCTCTCTCACTACATCGGAGGTTGATACCTCCCCGCAGGTGCAGAGGGTAGCGAACGGCCGGGGAAGATGTAACCCTCCCGACAGGACCCGCTCAATCTTGCACAGCGTTCGCTCAGTCGACGCACAGCAGCCGTCGCGAATTCAAGAACCTCACCCTACGCTGGGTGAACAGCTACGGCGAGTGGAGCAGCGGGTCTAGACCAGAGGCCGAAAGAGTGACGTGCGCCACTCGGTCAGGTAGTGATTCCACCCATTGTGAGCGAGCTGTCACGTTCTCTACAGTGGCCCGCGTGACTTCCGAGAATGAGTCACGCACTTCCACCGGAATCGGTTCCCGAACCGTCACTTTCTTCAAGGAGCAGGCCTTGCTTGGAAACGCCATGAGCAGTGGCCGGGTTCGCACTCGCCGCGCCGCGCTCGGGCTCGCCCTCACCGTCGCAGCCGCCACGGCCCTCACCGGCTGCAGTGCGCTCGGCTCGGACAGCTCGAACGCCTCGTCGAACGGGGGCGGCCTGGAGAAGTCGAAGATCAAGGTCTCGATCATGCCGACCACGGACCTCGGTCCCTTCTGGCTGGCCATGGACGGCGGCTACTTCAAGTCCGAGGGCCTCGAGGTCGAGCAGGTCGTCGCCAAGAGCGGCCAGGAGTCGATGCAGAAGGCGATCGCCGGCGAGGTCGACATCGCCCTCTCGACGTACACGCCGTTCTTCATCGCCAAGAGCAAGGACACGGACATCCAGCTGGTCGCCGACGGCACGTCGGTGAACGCGAAGAGCAACGCCATCGTCACGGTGCCGAACTCGCCGGTGAAGACGGTCAACGACCTCAAGGGCCGCCGGATCGCGATCACGGCCAAGAACACCGCGTCCGACATCCTCACCAAGTCCGTCATGAAGGACCACGGCGTCGACTTCACCGGGGTCCAGTGGACCCTGGTCACGCTGCCGAACATGGCGGCGGCGCTGAAGAACAACGAGGTGGACGCGGCCTACATGCCGGAGCCGATGCTCACGCAGGCGGCGAAGACCGTCGGCGCGACGCCGGTCATCGACATCAACACCGGCGCCAGCCAGGACTTCCCGCTGACCGGCTACGGCTCGATGACGAAGTGGGTGCAGGGCAACCCGAAGACCCTCGCGGCCTTCCAGCGGGCGATGAAGAAGGCCACCAGCGACGCGATCAACGACCGCTCGAAGGTCGAACCGCTGCTGGTCAAGTACGCGAAGATCGACGAGGACACGGCCAAGCTGCTCACCCTGCCCGGCTACGGCTCCGTCCTGGACGCCCGGCGCCTGCAGCGGGTGCCCGACCTGCTGCTGCAGATGGGGGTCATCACCAGCAAGGTCGACGCCGCGCCGATGATCGCCCCGCAGGCGACCAGCTGACGTGAAGAAACTGCTTCGCGGCCTGGCCGGCCTGGTCGGTTTCCTCTTGCTCTGGGAGGTCCTCGTCCAGGTCGGCTTGGTCGATCGGACGTTCACCCCGCCGCCCAGCGTCGTGCTGGGCACCGTCGGGGACCTGCTGGGCGACCCCGACTTCATCCGGGACATCGTCGCGACCATGCTGGCCTGGCTGATCGCCATCGCCGTCGCGATCGCGGTCGGCGTCCCCGCCGGGCTGCTGCTGGGCAGCGTCCCGGCGTTGCGCACGGCCACCGCCGCGATCGTGGAGTTCCTCCGGCCGATCCCGATCACCGCGCTGGTTCCCCTGGTGCTGCTGGTGATCGGCTCCGGTCCTGAGGCGAAGATCACCCTCGCCGTCTACGCCTCGCTGTGGCCGATCATGTTCAACACGATCTACGGCATGGGCGAAATCGATCCGGTGCTGATGGAGACCGCCCGCGCGTGCGGGACCAGCCGGTTCCGCATCCTGACGTCGGTCGCGCTGCCGCAGACCGCGCCGTTCGTCTTCACCGGCGTCCGGCTGTCGGCGACGATCTCGCTGATCGCCGTCGTCAGCGTCGAGTTCCTGGCCGGTTCCCAGCTCGGTCTCGGCAGCTTCATCATCGTCGCCAGCACCGGTTCGGCCCGGTTCGACCTGGTCCTGGCCGGCACGGTGGTCGCCGGGGCGCTGGGCTACCTGATCAACGAGGGGCTCGAACAGCTCGGCAAGCGGCTGTTCCGGTGGAGCACGGTGGATCGGGAGGCGATCGCGTGACGGCGGTGACCCTTTCGGGCCGGGTGGGCCGGCGCGCCGCGCGCGGGGCCGCCACGGTCGTGCGCAACTGGCTGCTGTTCGCACTCCTGGTGGTCGTGTGGGAATTCGCCGCCCGGGCCGGCGGCAGCATATTCTTCCCGCCGCCGTCGGAGATCGCGGGCACCGCCGCCAAGCTGTGGTTCACCGGGCCGGCGTCGCACCTGTTCCTCACCGACGCCGTGTTCGACAACGTGTTCCCCAGCCTCGGCCGGACGCTCGGCGGCTGGGCGCTGGCCGCGGTCGTCGGCATCGTCATCGGCGTGCTGCTCGGCCGGTCGGCGACGGCGATGGACTACGTCGGCCCGCTGTTCGCGTTCTTCCGCTCGATCCCGCCGCCCACCCTGATCCCGGTGTTCGGGGTGCTGTTCGGGCTGAGCTCGGGCATGCAGATCGGGTCGATCATCTTCGGCGCGGTGTGGCCGGTGCTGCTCAACACCGTCGACGGCGTCCGCTCGGTCGACCAGGTGAAGGTGGAGACGGCGCGGTCGTTCCGCACGCCCAAGGCGTACTGGCTCGGCATGGTCGTCCTGCCCGCGGCGGCCCCGAAGATCTTCGCCGGGCTGCGGGTGAGCCTGTCGATCTCGCTGCTGCTGATGGTCGTCTCCGAGCTCGTCGGCGCCTACAACGGCATCGGCCGGTCGCTGCTGAACGCCCAGCAGGACTTCGACTTCCCGACCATGTGGTCGTGGCTGGTGCTGCTGGGCATCCTCGGCTACGTCTTCAACACGATCTTCCTGGCCGCGGAACGGCGGGTGCTGGCCTGGCAGCCGGCCCGTCTCGGCCGCGACTGACGCTGGAAAGGCCTCTCCCATGTCCACCATGCTCGAAGTTTCCGGCCTCAGTCACACCTACGGCAGTGGCACAGGAGCGCACACCGCGGTGAACAACCTTTCGTTCACCGTCGAAGCCGGGCAGCTGGCCAGCATCGTCGGCCCGTCGGGCTGCGGGAAGTCGACGCTGCTGCGCTGTATCGCCGGGCTGACCCCGCCGACCGACGGCACGGTCAGCCTGCACGGCGACCGCGTCTCCGGAGTCCCGGACGACCTGGCCGTGGTGTTCCAGGACTACAGCCGTTCGCTGTTCCCCTGGCTTTCGGTGCAGAAGAACGTCGAGTTCCCGTTGCGGTGGCGGCCGATCTCCCGCGCGGAACGCCGGGAACGGGCGGCCGAAGCGCTGTCCCACGTGGGCTTGTCGGACGTCGGTGGCAAGTACCCGTGGCAGCTCTCCGGCGGCATGCAGCAGCGGGTGTCGATCGCCCGCGCGCTGGCCAGCCGCCCGGCGCTGCTGCTGATGGACGAGCCGTTCGCCTCGGTCGACGCCCAGACGCGCTTCGAGCTCGAAGACCTGACCCGGCGCGTGCAGCGCGAGCAGGGCAGCACGGTCCTGGTCGTCACCCACGACATCGACGAGAGCGTGTACCTGTCCGACCGCGTGCTGGTGCTGTCGAAGTCACCGGCGTCGATCGTGGCGGACCTGCCGGTGGGCCTGCCCGCTTCGCGGAACCAGATCACCACGCGCGAGTCGGCGGAGTTCGTGGCCCTGCGCGGCGAAGTGGCGCGGCTGCTGAACGGCGGCACGCCGGCGGAAGCCGCCACGGCCGCGTCCGACGCCGCGGAGTGGGAGCTGGCCGAGCGGACTTCGGACGTCCGGGAGAGCAAGACCCGCAGCTGATCCGCCTGGTGGTCCACAGTGGACATCCACTGTGGACCACCAGCGGCGGTTTGTTCGGTGCTCAGTAAAGCGACTTCGACGACGCGGCCACCCGGACGTGGACCAGCGTCGGGCGCGGGTCGGCCAGCGCCGCCGTGAGGCCGGGGACCAGCTCGGCCGGCTCGGTGATCGTCACGCCGTGGCAGCCCATGCTCTCCGCCAGCGCCGCGAACCCGATGCCGCCCAGTTCGGTGCCCGGCAGCTTCGCGCCGCCGATCGCGTCGCCGAGGATGCGGACCGCCGCGTACTCGGAGTTGTCCAGGATCACGAACGTCACGGGCAGTTCTTCGCGCGCCGCCGTCCAGAGGGCCTGGATGCCGTACATGCTCGAACCGTCGCCGATCACGCCGACGACCGAGCGGTCCGGGCGGGCGAGCGCCGCGCCGACCACGCCGGGGACGCCGTAGCCGAGCGTGCCGCTGGCCATCGTCAGGAAGCCGGTGTCGGTGGCCGTGATCGGCAGGTGGTCGTGCAGGATCCCACGGTGGCTGGGCGCCTCTTCGACGACCAGAGCGTTGTCCGGCAACAGGTCCGCGAGCGTCGAGTAGACGAGTTCGCCGGTCAGCGCGTCGCCGGCCGGTTTCGCGGGACGCTGCCGCGGGGCCGGCGCGGGCCGCGTGCTGCGGTCGACGACGTTGAGCAGCGCGCGGATTCCCAGCTTCGGCGTGGCGCGGACGCCGGTGCCTTCGAAGGCGCGCGCGAGGACCTGCTCGTCGTCGCTGACGATGAACAGCGGCGGCAGCGGAGCTTCCCCGCGCCCACGGTCGACGTGGTAGGTGAAGGCGGGCGCCCCGAGCACGACGACGAGGTCGTACGGCGCGAGCGTGTCGGCGATCGCACCGCGTTCGGGGTCGAGGAACCCTTGGAACAGCGGGTGGTCCTCGGGGAACGAGCAGCGGTAGGACATCGGCGCGACCCACACGGCGGCGTTGAGCCGTTCGGCGAGCGCGACGGTCTCGACGACGGCCCCGTCCTGGTCGACGGCTCCCCCGACGACGATCGCCGGCCGTTCGGCGGCTTCCAGGGCCGTGTTGAGCTCGTCGACGGCCTCGGGATCGGGCGCGAAGCCGCGGATCCGGGGGCGCGAGACGATCGGGCGTTCGGTGGTGACGGCCCAGTCGTCGGCGGGAACGGACACGAAAACCGGACCGGACGGCGCCTGCGTGGCGACGTGGTAGGCCCGCGCCAGCGCGGCCGGGACGTCCTCGGCCGAGGCGGGCTCGATCGACCACTTCACGTACGGCTTCGGGAACTCGGGTGCTTCCATGGCCCCGAGGAAAGGCTCGTGCGGAGTGAGCGACCGGATCTGCTGCCCGGCGACGACGATCATCGGCGTCCGGTTGCGGTAGGCGTTGAAGAGGCTGCCGAGCCCGTGCCCCACCCCGCCGGCGGAGTGCAGGTTGACGAGCACCGCCTGCCGGGTGGCCTGCGCGTAGGCATCGGCCATCGCGACGACGGCGGATTCCTGCAGGCCCAGGACGTAGTCGAAGTCGTCGGGCCAGTCGGTGAGGAACGGCACCTCGGTGGTGCCGGGGTTGCCGAACACCGTGGTGAGGCCGAGTTCGCGGAGGAGTTCGCGGGTGGCGTCCAGCACCGTGCGCTTGATCATGCGAACAGGTTAACGCTTAGCCTTGCGAAGAAAAGCCCCCCAAGCGGCCGAACCGACGGTGAGCGTGCCACCCGAACGGTCCTTGGTGTCCCGGATCTGTGACACCGGCCCGAGCTGCACCTCGACGCAGTTGGTCTGAGCCCCGCTGTAGCTCGATTTACGCCACATCATGCCTCCAGTTCAGCGATCACCCCCTGGATGAACGCCCGCGATTCCTGCTCACCCAGTGCCAGTTCCCGCATCCTCCGAGCGGCGATGCGGTAGTCGGCCACCTCACGATCATCATAAAGGTAGGCACTGCCGCGATAGCCCTCCAAATGGACGATGGACGGCAGGTTCCAGAAGTCCAGGATCGCGAACGGGCCGTACAGCCCGGGATGGAACCCGGCCACGATGGGCACAATCCGAACGCTGACATTCCTCTGCGCGGACATGGACGAGAGGAAGGTGAGTTGCCCGGCCATCGCCGCGGCGGAGCAGCAGCCGCTGCGCAAGGCGGCTTCGCCGACGAAAGCGACCAACTCCAAGGGTTCGGCGCCCTGGAGAAGCTGCTTGCGGCGCAGCCTGATCTGCACCCGGCGCTCGATCTCCTCCGCGGACCGCAAGCTGGGATCCGACACCGCGCGGGCGTAGTCGATGGTCTGCAGGATGCCCGGCACCAGCAGCGGCTCCCAGTTGATCACCGTCGCGGCGGTCCGCTCGTACTCGAGATACGTCGCCAGTTCGGGTGCCGTGCCGGGCTCGACCCAGTTCGGCTCCCGGGCGTTCTCCGCGAGGGCGAGCAAACGCTTCCGCTCGACCGGTTCGACCCTGAGCGCCCCCAGCAGCAGACCGACCTGCTCGATCTTCGGTACTCGCGTCCCGGCCTCCCAATGGGAAAGCTCCTGCGCGCTCACGCCGATCATCCGGCCCAGCTGGCGCAGGCTCAGGTTCCGCGCTTTCCTCGCTGCGCGGACACCGAAACCCAGCGCACGGGACCTCGGTGTCGCTACCAGTGCTGCCATGTGCGCATTCTGTCACCGGGCACCGACAAAACCGGGAAACCGGGGCTGTCGCAAACTCGCGACAGCCCCGGCGTCACACACTCAGCCGATCAGGCCGGACAGCCCGGTGCCCTTGAAGGAACCCCAGCCCGTCACCTGGTCGTATCCCGTCCCCGCAGTGAAACCCGTCGTGCCGTGGAGGGTGTTGTTGCCCGACGTCACGTCGTGGAAACCGGTGCCGTACGACGACCCGTTGCCGATCGAGTAGAACGTCGGGTTCAGGTTGCCCAGGCCACCGCCGTGCACCTGGTTCTGCAGCGCCGCGAAGGCCGCCCACAGCGGGGCCGCGCCCGACGTGCCGCCGACCGTTCCCCAGCTGCCCGCGCTGTAGATGTAGTAACCCGAGGTCGGGGAGGCGTCCGCCGACACGTCCGGCACCTTGCGGTACGTCGTGCTCTGGGAGGACTGCCACGACGGCGCCGTGAACACCGTCGAGATGCCGCCGCCGGTCGAGCCGCCGCTGTTGCCGTCGTTCCAGGTCACTTCGCTGGTGTAGCCGTTGGAGGACGTCACGCTCAGCTTCGTGCCGCCGACGCCCGAGACGTTCGGGCTCGACGCCGGGAAGTCGACGCCCTTCGCCGTCGAACCGGTC is from Amycolatopsis mediterranei and encodes:
- a CDS encoding GTP-binding protein is translated as MGFGEFDSDANAPQVTGPTSSAKIVVAGGFGSGKTTMVGAISEIDPLTTEAMMTEASVGHDDTTATPNKTTTTVAMDFGRISLDSDLVLYVFGTPGQHRFWFMWDDLAVGAIGAVVLVDTRRLADAFPSIDFFENRKLPYVVAINCFDRLLHHQIEDVRHALTIAPSVPIMACDARERESAKQVLISVVQHAIAHDSALRAG
- a CDS encoding DUF742 domain-containing protein encodes the protein MDDGRLRGEGRLGDDFSGGWSDQSDDGREDWQSFRDRVDREWRARRVQASDSDPVREPPNWLTDSNAGQEPLRPIAGGTEYRDRLLGGPGAELFGGSSGPLYDAHEFAAYSAERDFSSGPDSGELAAALPRQAHQEYVDEPPQTEMETSGLVRPYFRTRGRTKATLDLAIEALISTSEQGRMLDRVRVPEHRSICDLCLDTRSVAEVAALLRLPLGVVRVLIGDVAGLGLVLVHSSSPTVGDRPSIEFMERVLSGLRRI
- a CDS encoding roadblock/LC7 domain-containing protein, producing MQPGGSAQPNGQAHAKANNAGSFAWLITDFVHRVPGAAHAVVVSADGLLLAASRGLPKDRADQLAAVASGLTSLARGAAKVFEGGTVAQTVVEMANGFLFLMSVSDGSCLAVLGSPESDIGLVVYEMTLLVERVGQQLTPEMRAQLQGSAVRR
- a CDS encoding nitrate- and nitrite sensing domain-containing protein: MRPGGRWTDQGFPSTNDDGGAAVPNEDAAGVGGAPAQSPGADPGRKAGLFSGMRDWRLRSKLAAVLIIPTLTALALGAVRVIDDARQAAEFQRTADQVAFAVKVTTVVHELQNERSLSVARISSQNQLLQTGLDSQIAKVDREVQDLRGAAFTLNYDDQATKDRYTRGLQRLDALRPLRAAFNTSNSLPDITVLTAYSGVIDSLIELGREVTTAVTDRDVLRLGTSTQAISEAKEFTTRSDAELQIAAFRGNFPGDLLDQTRASASSADASVASFLANADDDQRQLYNDTYSGPEVDDRRRIQTSAFSFAQLGDPPNIDTTALSKDSTVSADKLHAVESNLLAQLKTRADDLATQAVNSAWIGGAVVLAALMLAVALMLLVARLMLRPLRVLRKSALDIAYTRLPETVQGILDDPDPVGASKRAVQPVPVNTRDEIGEVARSFDIVHEQAVKMAAEQALLRENVNGIFVNLSRRSQRLVERQLGVIDRLEADEQDPDHLASLFELDHLATRLRRNGESLLVLSGAGLAKSVPKPVPAADVIGAAVSEIEQYARIEVGIVPDVAVQGLAIHDLVHVLAELLDNATYFSEPETKVIVRAVVTRRKALAIQVTDHGVGMSEERLAEVNARLADPPDLDVSVTRRMGLYVVSRLAKRHGIEVRLRENEDIEGGVIARVVVPAELLTQLRPGMQRQTPPPANRSETSMSMPSIPIPAARSDFDQTQSFAQTPPPPSAPPPPVHEPVPNQGGLVPLDQPISLDDLVSGGRAAGPFLSPELPKPETPAWPTAEDLAPLAPSSNGDGASSRAADTQFAPLVLPKREPKFVPPEEPPAPPPPVNEVGSSALEDDVPTRRLPIYQSVLSRWFSEGDDAAADPVPPQSDGEDPNLPPLTGTDIDEQPAPPPPAPAEPSRDELQPTAATRHPLLPADDGWHSASDDGWQAAQSLLESKNEEITPAGLPKRVPNAYLVPGSISSPSADAPPQNSFADNTAGMPGTGAITRSASAARSRMASFQRGYTSGRHALKELPAEEQLQGSRVPGRGNTTDSSEE
- a CDS encoding ABC transporter substrate-binding protein: MSSGRVRTRRAALGLALTVAAATALTGCSALGSDSSNASSNGGGLEKSKIKVSIMPTTDLGPFWLAMDGGYFKSEGLEVEQVVAKSGQESMQKAIAGEVDIALSTYTPFFIAKSKDTDIQLVADGTSVNAKSNAIVTVPNSPVKTVNDLKGRRIAITAKNTASDILTKSVMKDHGVDFTGVQWTLVTLPNMAAALKNNEVDAAYMPEPMLTQAAKTVGATPVIDINTGASQDFPLTGYGSMTKWVQGNPKTLAAFQRAMKKATSDAINDRSKVEPLLVKYAKIDEDTAKLLTLPGYGSVLDARRLQRVPDLLLQMGVITSKVDAAPMIAPQATS
- a CDS encoding ABC transporter permease — its product is MKKLLRGLAGLVGFLLLWEVLVQVGLVDRTFTPPPSVVLGTVGDLLGDPDFIRDIVATMLAWLIAIAVAIAVGVPAGLLLGSVPALRTATAAIVEFLRPIPITALVPLVLLVIGSGPEAKITLAVYASLWPIMFNTIYGMGEIDPVLMETARACGTSRFRILTSVALPQTAPFVFTGVRLSATISLIAVVSVEFLAGSQLGLGSFIIVASTGSARFDLVLAGTVVAGALGYLINEGLEQLGKRLFRWSTVDREAIA
- a CDS encoding ABC transporter permease, with protein sequence MTAVTLSGRVGRRAARGAATVVRNWLLFALLVVVWEFAARAGGSIFFPPPSEIAGTAAKLWFTGPASHLFLTDAVFDNVFPSLGRTLGGWALAAVVGIVIGVLLGRSATAMDYVGPLFAFFRSIPPPTLIPVFGVLFGLSSGMQIGSIIFGAVWPVLLNTVDGVRSVDQVKVETARSFRTPKAYWLGMVVLPAAAPKIFAGLRVSLSISLLLMVVSELVGAYNGIGRSLLNAQQDFDFPTMWSWLVLLGILGYVFNTIFLAAERRVLAWQPARLGRD
- a CDS encoding ABC transporter ATP-binding protein, with the protein product MSTMLEVSGLSHTYGSGTGAHTAVNNLSFTVEAGQLASIVGPSGCGKSTLLRCIAGLTPPTDGTVSLHGDRVSGVPDDLAVVFQDYSRSLFPWLSVQKNVEFPLRWRPISRAERRERAAEALSHVGLSDVGGKYPWQLSGGMQQRVSIARALASRPALLLMDEPFASVDAQTRFELEDLTRRVQREQGSTVLVVTHDIDESVYLSDRVLVLSKSPASIVADLPVGLPASRNQITTRESAEFVALRGEVARLLNGGTPAEAATAASDAAEWELAERTSDVRESKTRS